In a single window of the Gossypium hirsutum isolate 1008001.06 chromosome D02, Gossypium_hirsutum_v2.1, whole genome shotgun sequence genome:
- the LOC121214503 gene encoding BSD domain-containing protein 1, translating into MAWAKGPRKKEGSFSLFLSQLNLCNPQWISSNLYLSDDVQPQSPEPPTEPSPNLGSSSTWSFGGLVKTLASKSESVIESYRKDFEELGSGLKKETEIIKSVVSRAVTDSLDTGASVAQEKLESVGQAIDDIGSSVWKSTAQIISHGKDTFLSPSDDYDSDPENSRNRKLNINSNSVNEKRYSRFEMQIRALQLSRITYCAEPEDLEDYGNWKLGINLEDKRGEIEDLLNENSAVQDIFREVESNEFEYKRYWSNYFYKLSELIKAEEARAKLVK; encoded by the exons atggCATGGGCCAAAGGG CCAAGAAAAAAGGAgggttctttttctttgtttctttcacaATTGAATCTGTGCAATCCACAATGGATTTCTTCAAATTTGTATTTGTCCGACGATGTACAACCCCAAAGCCCTGAACCCCCCACTGAACCGTCTCCAAACCTGGGATCATCCTCCACGTGGAGTTTCGGCGGCCTAGTGAAAACCCTTGCTAGCAAGTCGGAATCGGTGATTGAATCCTACCGGAAGGATTTCGAGGAGCTCGGATCGGGATTGAAGAAGGAAACCGAGATTATCAAGAGCGTGGTCTCACGCGCTGTCACCGACTCCCTTGACACCGGCGCCTCAGTTGCTCAGGAAAAGCTCGAGTCGGTGGGACAGGCTATTGATGACATCGGTAGCTCCGTTTGGAAATCAACGGCTCAGATCATCTCTCACGGCAAAGATACGTTCTTATCACCTTCCGACGATTATGATTCCGATCCTGAAAATTCtagaaacagaaaattaaatataaatagtaatagcGTTAATGAAAAACGGTACAGTCGTTTTGAGATGCAAATTCGAGCGCTTCAATTAAGTAGAATTACTTACTGTGCGGAACCCGAGGATTTGGAGGATTATGGgaattggaaattagggattaatttggaAGATAAAAGAGGGGAAATTGAAGATTTGTTAAATGAAAATTCAGCTGTTCAAGATATTTTTAGAGaagttgaatcaaatgaatttgaATATAAGAGATACTGGAGTAACTATTTTTATAAGTTAAGTGAGCTAATCAAGGCGGAGGAGGCGAGAGCTAAGCTCGTTAAATGA